The Campylobacter sp. RM16189 genome has a segment encoding these proteins:
- the flgH gene encoding flagellar basal body L-ring protein FlgH: MNAKFYLSFVCVSLIFSGCVPSADPKIDMKPPVYVEQLPAKQINNQPNTGSLFGRGDNPLFSDRKAMNVNDIVTVIISESANQSSSGKRNTNKDSTIKLSGGVFSAGSAPLSTVANQLNKLGDIGFSAGGGNEFSGAASNSRTESFKTTISARIIKVLENGNYFIEGSRELLINGEKQIVQLSGVIRPYDISNSNEIDSKYIADAKILYKTEGDVDKSTRKPWGTKLMEAIWPF; this comes from the coding sequence ATGAATGCTAAATTTTATCTCTCCTTTGTTTGTGTATCACTTATTTTTAGCGGTTGCGTACCAAGTGCAGATCCTAAGATAGATATGAAGCCTCCGGTATATGTAGAGCAGTTGCCGGCAAAGCAGATAAATAATCAGCCAAATACGGGAAGTCTATTTGGAAGGGGAGATAATCCGCTTTTTTCAGATAGAAAGGCCATGAATGTCAATGATATAGTAACCGTAATAATAAGTGAAAGCGCAAATCAAAGCTCGAGCGGTAAAAGAAATACCAATAAAGATAGCACGATAAAGCTCTCAGGAGGTGTATTTAGCGCCGGCTCAGCCCCACTATCTACAGTAGCAAATCAGCTAAACAAACTTGGCGATATAGGTTTTAGTGCAGGCGGGGGTAATGAATTTAGTGGTGCCGCATCAAATAGCAGAACCGAAAGTTTTAAAACTACGATCTCTGCACGTATTATCAAGGTTCTTGAAAACGGAAACTACTTTATCGAGGGTTCAAGAGAGCTTCTTATAAACGGAGAAAAGCAGATCGTGCAGCTAAGCGGCGTCATAAGACCTTATGATATATCAAATTCTAATGAAATAGACTCAAAATATATCGCGGACGCAAAAATTTTATATAAAACCGAAGGCGATGTGGATAAATCAACGAGAAAGCCGTGGGGAACGAAGCTTATGGAGGCTATCTGGCCTTTTTGA
- the pta gene encoding phosphate acetyltransferase → MKSKGIYLITANFSKIYEIISAKFKNVTVFEPIGGFVCTKEAAVAFENGHEKELIKSIIKEFNRLQKKYDLVVVRAFEAFSNLGKFELNLLLARHLNTPVFSEKNLKALNINSNLVISSNLDEVLDAQQSIITPFRFENLLIETASKDKKMVVLPESNDERILKASELLMQTGAVNLTLLGDETAVKSRADELGINLSGVKFINLEKNVFQESFAKELYELRKHKGMSLEKAKELILDKTYFGTMMVQTGLADAMVSGASTNTADTVRPAFQIIKTTPDSPLVSSSFVMCMGEEILIYADCAVIPNPDANALAHIAISSAKTAVEFGIEPRVALLSYATGNSSEGSDTDLVKEAKKIINELEPELKVEGPIQYDAAIDIGVARKKIPNSEVAGRANVFVFPNLNSGNIGYKIAQRSGHCIAIGPILQGLKKPVNDLSRGCLVDDIINTVLITAIQAGEKK, encoded by the coding sequence ATGAAATCTAAAGGAATTTATCTAATAACTGCCAATTTTTCAAAAATTTATGAAATTATATCAGCAAAATTTAAAAATGTAACCGTATTTGAGCCGATAGGAGGTTTTGTATGCACCAAAGAGGCTGCGGTAGCATTTGAAAATGGTCATGAAAAAGAGCTTATAAAAAGCATTATAAAAGAATTTAACAGGCTGCAAAAAAAATATGATTTAGTAGTCGTTAGAGCCTTTGAAGCATTCTCAAATTTGGGGAAATTTGAGTTAAATTTACTTCTTGCCAGGCATCTTAACACTCCTGTTTTTAGTGAAAAAAATCTAAAAGCCCTAAATATCAACTCAAATTTAGTTATAAGTTCAAATTTAGACGAGGTTTTGGACGCGCAGCAGAGCATAATAACTCCTTTTAGATTTGAGAATTTACTAATAGAAACGGCAAGTAAAGACAAAAAAATGGTCGTTTTACCCGAGAGTAACGATGAGAGAATTCTAAAGGCTAGTGAGCTTTTAATGCAAACCGGTGCCGTAAATTTAACTCTTCTTGGAGACGAAACCGCCGTAAAAAGCAGAGCCGATGAGCTTGGTATAAATTTAAGCGGAGTTAAATTTATAAATTTAGAAAAAAACGTATTTCAAGAGAGCTTTGCAAAGGAGCTTTACGAGCTTAGAAAGCATAAAGGAATGAGTCTGGAAAAAGCAAAAGAGCTTATCCTGGATAAGACTTACTTTGGCACTATGATGGTGCAAACCGGACTTGCCGATGCCATGGTAAGCGGAGCTAGCACAAACACCGCAGATACCGTTAGACCGGCATTTCAAATCATAAAAACAACTCCTGATAGCCCATTAGTATCAAGCTCATTTGTAATGTGTATGGGCGAGGAAATTTTAATATATGCAGATTGCGCCGTAATACCAAATCCAGATGCTAATGCGCTAGCTCATATAGCAATCTCATCCGCTAAAACAGCGGTTGAGTTTGGAATAGAACCCAGAGTCGCCCTACTCTCATACGCCACTGGAAATAGTAGCGAAGGAAGCGACACAGATCTAGTCAAAGAGGCAAAAAAGATCATTAACGAGCTTGAACCTGAGCTTAAGGTTGAAGGACCTATACAATATGACGCAGCAATAGATATTGGAGTGGCTAGAAAGAAGATACCAAATAGCGAGGTAGCTGGACGCGCCAATGTCTTTGTATTTCCAAATTTAAATTCAGGCAATATAGGCTACAAAATAGCTCAAAGAAGCGGTCATTGCATAGCCATAGGACCTATTTTACAAGGATTAAAAAAACCGGTAAATGACCTAAGCAGAGGATGTTTGGTGGATGACATCATAAATACGGTTTTAATAACAGCAATACAAGCAGGAGAGAAAAAGTGA
- a CDS encoding acetate kinase, whose protein sequence is MKILVLNSGSSSIKFQLFNMKDNHVIASGLIEKIGESSSYAKLKDTAKDRIYEENLAIKDHHEGLEVMTSLFVASNILHDLSELDGIGHRIVHGGESFTESALVNKDVITKIEQNSILAPLHNPGHLAGIRNAMQESGEKVPHVVVFDTVFHQTMPEYAYRYALPYELCKRLHIRRYGFHGTSHHYVTKTAAQMLDIDYSKFNAISLHLGNGASVCAIQNGKSVDTSMGLSPLEGLIMGTRSGDMDPAIITYLLNLGELKADEIDAFLNKKSGLLGICGSNDMREVVAKMEHDERAHLAFEMFCYRIKKYIGAYYAVLGCVDALIFTGGIGENAPYSREKICGDLAHLGINIDHKLNFAKASGARCIDADKASIKTLIIPTNEELEIALETKRVIENN, encoded by the coding sequence GTGAAAATTTTAGTCTTAAATTCGGGTAGCTCATCTATAAAATTTCAACTTTTTAATATGAAAGACAATCATGTCATAGCAAGCGGACTTATCGAAAAAATCGGCGAAAGCAGCTCATACGCCAAGCTAAAAGATACGGCTAAAGATAGGATATATGAGGAAAATTTAGCTATAAAAGATCACCACGAGGGACTTGAGGTGATGACAAGTCTTTTTGTGGCTTCAAATATACTGCACGATCTAAGCGAGCTTGACGGAATAGGACACAGGATAGTGCACGGCGGAGAGAGTTTTACAGAGTCTGCTTTGGTAAATAAAGATGTGATTACTAAAATAGAGCAAAACTCAATACTCGCCCCGCTTCATAATCCTGGACATCTAGCCGGCATAAGAAACGCCATGCAAGAGAGCGGCGAAAAGGTGCCTCATGTGGTTGTGTTTGATACGGTTTTTCATCAGACAATGCCTGAATATGCCTATAGATATGCCCTACCTTACGAGCTTTGCAAGCGCTTACATATCCGCAGATACGGCTTTCACGGCACATCACACCACTATGTGACAAAGACTGCCGCACAAATGCTTGACATAGATTATAGTAAATTTAACGCTATCTCTCTTCATCTTGGAAATGGCGCTTCTGTTTGTGCTATTCAAAATGGCAAAAGTGTGGATACTTCCATGGGGCTTAGTCCGCTTGAGGGGCTTATAATGGGCACAAGAAGCGGCGATATGGATCCTGCGATTATAACCTATCTGCTAAATTTAGGCGAACTAAAGGCTGATGAGATAGATGCCTTTTTAAACAAAAAGAGCGGACTGCTTGGAATTTGCGGCTCAAACGATATGAGAGAGGTAGTTGCAAAGATGGAACACGATGAAAGGGCTCACCTGGCCTTTGAGATGTTTTGCTACCGTATCAAAAAATATATCGGAGCTTACTATGCTGTGCTTGGGTGTGTTGATGCGCTTATCTTTACAGGCGGTATCGGAGAAAATGCACCATATAGTAGAGAGAAAATTTGCGGCGATTTAGCGCATCTTGGCATAAATATAGATCATAAATTAAATTTTGCTAAAGCAAGCGGAGCTAGGTGTATAGACGCTGACAAAGCATCTATAAAAACTTTAATCATTCCTACAAACGAAGAGCTTGAGATAGCACTTGAAACAAAAAGGGTGATAGAAAACAATTAA
- a CDS encoding VOC family protein — protein sequence MNKITCVCLGTRNMKKALEFYRDKLGFKTNCKESNPNVVFFDTFGTKFELFPLELLSKDINESSPPTGSGFAGITLAYNVKSKKEVDEVIELVRKAGGVIVKEPQDVFWGGYHAYFTDLDGYYWEVVWGPDFKYDENGLLKF from the coding sequence ATGAATAAAATCACTTGCGTTTGTCTGGGAACAAGAAATATGAAGAAGGCTCTGGAGTTTTATAGGGACAAATTAGGATTTAAAACTAACTGCAAAGAGAGTAATCCAAATGTTGTATTTTTCGATACTTTTGGAACAAAATTTGAGTTATTCCCACTTGAATTGCTAAGCAAGGACATTAATGAATCCAGCCCGCCGACAGGTAGCGGTTTTGCGGGAATTACGCTTGCTTATAATGTAAAGAGCAAAAAAGAGGTAGATGAGGTTATTGAGCTAGTAAGAAAGGCGGGAGGAGTAATCGTAAAAGAGCCGCAAGATGTCTTTTGGGGCGGATATCATGCCTATTTTACAGATTTGGACGGCTATTACTGGGAAGTGGTGTGGGGTCCTGATTTTAAATACGATGAAAACGGATTATTAAAATTTTAG
- a CDS encoding molybdopterin-dependent oxidoreductase, whose protein sequence is MQRRDFIKKAMIASALPVAAVANKDEKVDDYKVQGNSHEPEFKVIDGKVVMNEGHSIVFSMCHGCTTKCGLRLHIDDKNDRVLRSVGNPFHPLANFHWMPYNTSINDALIATTRSGNDDQRATVCVRGAMLPEMLYSPIRILSPLKRVGKRGEGKWQTISFEQLIEEVVEGGDLFGEGHVDGLRAIYSDELIDPENPEYGTKRNQLLSFYLYDGRSDIVDRFMKKSFGTVNHYSHGGICGGGFRAGGKIAHNAGGFAHTKPDYEHSKFSIYWGTSPGNGGNPFQKQAKMVSYARSSDNGFTYAVIDPTVSNSIKYATSDKARWIGIKPGMDSALAMAMIRWIIENEKYATNYLIQPNLEQAKLAGEIHWCNATHLVITQKGHKDYGKFARVNDEWQVCSQSGKIQSYKVNEPAKLYYKGKIEIEGKKVAVKSSMQLLKESAFKHTMKEYSELCGVSMDDILWLCENFTKNGRQVSTNVHGGMMHTQAAMSTYAILCLNTLMGTYGYKGGNVNASAGTHKFMSGRYELEKFDGAYKPSGVNLSRSGKYYETSSEFKRKVAAGGTGYPAQQPWYPISMPLINETLTSHAVGYPYKAKIFINYMTNVIYGQAGLETAVKDSLKDSRDLPLFIGIDAFMNETNAYADYIVPDGLNLENWGMPNALWGTITKTSVVRYPAVTPRQDRDKNGTPIDVELFYITIAKKLGLKGFGKGAFKDKDGNAMDLDNKEQFYAAALANLAFDGEAVSDISKEDAELSKIHRVMPKIEKYLKKEEVAKVAHVLAKGGRYDDYTTAYKGDKATVKVPAPNPASIYYEPLGGHRHSITGEYMPGTPTLMKPVASDGTPLEKFFPKSEWKYLVSSKKSNAQHYYTIMSDRMRSIHPVNFVRISEDIAKEKGIKTGDEVKIVTPYASAKGTAFVTNGVAKGVISLEHGFGHTEFGARTHYIDGKPALRIEGTEVGINHNLLGLLDPKRKGKFSLNDWLVGTCARQALPANIYKI, encoded by the coding sequence ATGCAAAGACGAGATTTTATTAAAAAAGCTATGATCGCTTCGGCTCTTCCTGTGGCTGCCGTTGCAAATAAAGATGAAAAAGTAGATGATTATAAGGTGCAAGGAAATTCTCATGAGCCTGAATTTAAAGTAATAGACGGCAAAGTCGTCATGAATGAAGGACACTCCATAGTATTTTCTATGTGTCACGGGTGCACCACAAAATGCGGTCTTAGGCTTCATATAGACGATAAAAATGATCGCGTTCTTCGCTCGGTGGGAAATCCTTTCCATCCGCTTGCAAATTTCCATTGGATGCCTTACAACACCTCTATAAACGACGCGCTAATAGCTACGACCAGAAGCGGCAATGACGATCAGCGAGCTACCGTTTGCGTTAGGGGCGCTATGCTTCCTGAGATGCTTTATTCGCCGATTAGAATTCTCTCTCCGCTTAAAAGAGTTGGCAAAAGAGGCGAGGGTAAGTGGCAGACTATCAGCTTTGAGCAGCTCATAGAAGAGGTTGTCGAGGGTGGAGATCTATTTGGAGAAGGACACGTAGACGGACTTCGTGCTATCTACTCCGATGAGCTAATCGATCCCGAAAATCCCGAATACGGCACCAAACGCAACCAGCTCTTAAGCTTTTATCTATATGACGGCAGAAGCGATATCGTTGATAGATTTATGAAAAAGTCATTTGGCACCGTTAATCACTACTCGCACGGAGGAATTTGCGGCGGCGGATTTAGAGCGGGCGGCAAGATAGCTCACAACGCGGGCGGATTTGCTCATACTAAGCCTGATTACGAGCACTCTAAATTTAGTATTTATTGGGGTACTTCGCCGGGTAATGGCGGAAATCCTTTCCAAAAGCAAGCTAAGATGGTGTCTTACGCAAGAAGCTCGGATAACGGATTTACTTACGCTGTCATCGATCCGACGGTTTCAAATTCTATCAAATACGCCACAAGCGATAAGGCTCGCTGGATAGGCATAAAGCCCGGTATGGATTCAGCGCTTGCTATGGCGATGATAAGATGGATAATCGAAAATGAAAAATACGCTACAAACTACCTCATCCAGCCGAATTTAGAGCAAGCCAAGCTGGCAGGCGAAATTCACTGGTGCAACGCAACTCACCTAGTCATAACTCAAAAAGGACATAAAGATTACGGCAAATTTGCGCGAGTTAATGACGAGTGGCAAGTATGCTCGCAAAGCGGTAAAATCCAAAGCTATAAAGTAAATGAGCCTGCTAAACTCTACTACAAAGGCAAGATAGAAATAGAGGGCAAAAAAGTAGCGGTAAAAAGCTCTATGCAGCTTCTTAAAGAGTCGGCCTTCAAGCACACCATGAAAGAGTATTCGGAGCTTTGCGGCGTGAGCATGGATGATATACTTTGGCTTTGTGAAAATTTCACAAAAAACGGTCGCCAAGTAAGCACGAACGTCCACGGCGGCATGATGCATACGCAAGCTGCAATGAGTACTTACGCGATACTTTGCTTAAATACACTCATGGGCACTTACGGCTACAAAGGCGGAAACGTAAATGCAAGCGCAGGCACGCATAAATTTATGAGCGGCAGATATGAGCTTGAGAAATTTGACGGCGCATATAAGCCAAGCGGTGTGAATTTGTCCCGCTCGGGCAAATACTACGAGACAAGCTCGGAATTTAAGCGCAAAGTAGCAGCGGGCGGCACGGGCTATCCTGCACAGCAACCTTGGTATCCTATCTCTATGCCGCTTATAAACGAAACTCTTACAAGTCATGCGGTTGGATATCCTTATAAGGCTAAAATTTTCATCAACTACATGACAAACGTCATCTACGGACAAGCTGGGCTTGAAACGGCGGTGAAAGACTCTCTAAAAGATAGCCGTGATCTGCCGCTATTTATCGGTATAGACGCATTTATGAATGAAACTAACGCGTATGCCGACTACATCGTGCCTGACGGGTTAAATTTAGAAAACTGGGGTATGCCAAACGCACTTTGGGGAACTATAACCAAAACTTCAGTCGTGCGCTATCCTGCGGTAACTCCAAGACAAGATAGGGATAAAAACGGCACGCCGATAGATGTGGAGCTATTTTATATAACTATCGCTAAAAAGCTTGGACTAAAAGGCTTTGGCAAGGGTGCCTTTAAGGATAAAGACGGCAATGCTATGGATTTAGACAATAAAGAGCAGTTTTATGCTGCCGCACTTGCGAATTTGGCCTTTGACGGCGAAGCGGTAAGCGACATCAGCAAAGAAGATGCCGAGCTTAGTAAAATTCACAGAGTTATGCCAAAGATAGAAAAATATCTCAAAAAAGAAGAGGTGGCAAAGGTCGCTCACGTGCTTGCAAAAGGCGGAAGATACGATGATTATACGACTGCATATAAGGGTGATAAGGCGACTGTAAAAGTGCCTGCGCCAAATCCCGCCTCGATATACTACGAGCCGCTTGGCGGACATCGCCACTCTATCACGGGCGAATACATGCCTGGCACTCCTACGCTGATGAAGCCTGTGGCAAGCGACGGAACTCCGCTTGAAAAATTCTTCCCGAAATCCGAGTGGAAATATCTAGTAAGCTCGAAAAAATCAAACGCGCAGCACTACTACACTATAATGAGTGATAGGATGAGAAGCATACATCCCGTAAATTTCGTGCGTATCAGCGAAGATATAGCAAAAGAGAAGGGTATCAAAACGGGTGATGAGGTGAAAATCGTAACTCCATACGCAAGCGCAAAAGGCACGGCATTTGTAACAAACGGCGTTGCAAAAGGCGTTATAAGCCTTGAACACGGCTTTGGACACACCGAATTTGGTGCCAGAACTCACTATATAGACGGCAAACCGGCACTTAGGATAGAAGGAACCGAAGTGGGTATAAACCACAACCTACTTGGTCTGCTTGATCCAAAACGCAAAGGCAAATTTAGCCTTAATGACTGGCTTGTAGGCACCTGCGCCAGACAAGCGCTACCTGCAAATATCTATAAAATTTAG
- a CDS encoding 4Fe-4S dicluster domain-containing protein: MQSTCNSRRSFMAAAGLFVAATALKAAPTKFEEGKGERFGMVIDLTRCIGCQSCTMNCAMENDVPAGMFRTIVSEYEAYAKDGKRAAMASLPRLCNHCESPACIDMCPTGASHQRSNGIVKINSSECIGCALCVEACPYHARYFNPTTLKADKCTFCDHRLRAGLLPSCVETCVGGSRIMGDLNDPNSNIRKFLATHETMVIDSPKNTNPQVFYYGVSEVLTKNDVEAEKEAGYKRVVHWNEEITL, encoded by the coding sequence ATGCAATCAACCTGTAATTCGCGTCGCAGTTTTATGGCTGCTGCGGGACTGTTTGTTGCGGCTACCGCTTTAAAAGCCGCACCGACTAAGTTTGAAGAGGGTAAAGGGGAGCGCTTTGGTATGGTGATAGACCTTACGCGCTGTATCGGATGTCAATCCTGTACTATGAACTGTGCTATGGAAAATGACGTTCCCGCAGGGATGTTTAGAACTATAGTTTCAGAATACGAAGCTTACGCAAAAGACGGTAAAAGAGCTGCTATGGCTTCACTTCCAAGACTTTGCAATCACTGCGAAAGCCCTGCTTGTATCGATATGTGTCCAACTGGCGCAAGCCATCAAAGAAGCAACGGTATCGTTAAGATAAACAGCAGCGAGTGCATAGGCTGCGCGCTTTGCGTTGAGGCCTGTCCGTATCACGCAAGATATTTTAATCCAACTACTCTAAAAGCCGATAAATGCACATTCTGTGATCATAGACTTCGTGCGGGACTTCTTCCAAGCTGTGTGGAAACCTGTGTAGGCGGAAGCCGTATAATGGGCGACTTAAACGATCCAAATTCAAATATCAGAAAATTTTTAGCAACTCACGAGACTATGGTTATAGATAGTCCGAAAAATACAAATCCGCAAGTGTTTTACTACGGTGTTAGCGAGGTTTTAACCAAAAACGACGTAGAAGCGGAGAAGGAAGCAGGCTATAAACGAGTCGTTCACTGGAACGAAGAGATAACGCTTTAA
- a CDS encoding tyrosine-type recombinase/integrase gives MKYPLDCKDSFEKSFLFWLTRYVKFKLSSLSNKELRDPKALASVNYSLSRSVRSINELDGLVKSARNAGLTGINTYFNPLKKIYETLCFYELESLKQIDEELLSEILASTTGGLSDASKKNYRISVINFFSFLDKQNEEDGRTHIYDISLKNWGGISGTRGQKLPEFMSEEEVKRFLEAIENSDFKVNTNRNKLIIKTIIFTGIRVSEALNLKRKDITEDGDLYTIRIRGKGNKYRIVMIKRHLIEAHLDAIAINYINKEGYLFINKKGTRLTQAYVSRIVEQILFKAGIRKEKNGAHMLRHTFATMLYKKQKDLVLVQEALGHASLNTSRIYTHFDSEKLKLAAQIAEDMNSKN, from the coding sequence TTGAAATACCCGCTTGATTGTAAAGATAGTTTTGAAAAGTCATTTCTTTTTTGGCTAACGAGATACGTTAAATTTAAGCTAAGTTCGCTTTCAAACAAGGAGCTAAGAGACCCAAAAGCTCTTGCTAGCGTAAATTATTCTTTAAGTCGTAGCGTAAGGAGCATAAACGAGCTTGACGGACTTGTAAAATCAGCTAGAAACGCTGGACTTACCGGTATAAATACCTACTTTAACCCACTTAAAAAAATTTATGAAACGCTTTGTTTTTACGAGCTTGAGAGCTTAAAACAGATAGACGAAGAGCTTTTAAGCGAAATTTTAGCTAGCACGACGGGCGGACTAAGCGATGCAAGCAAGAAAAACTACAGAATTTCGGTTATAAATTTCTTTTCGTTTTTAGATAAGCAAAACGAAGAGGACGGCAGAACCCACATATACGATATCTCGCTTAAAAACTGGGGCGGCATAAGCGGAACGCGGGGACAAAAACTGCCTGAATTTATGAGCGAGGAAGAAGTTAAGAGGTTTTTAGAAGCTATCGAAAATAGCGACTTTAAGGTAAATACAAACAGAAACAAGCTCATCATAAAGACGATAATATTTACGGGAATTCGCGTGAGCGAGGCTCTGAATTTAAAGCGCAAGGATATAACGGAAGATGGCGATTTATACACTATAAGAATTCGCGGCAAAGGCAACAAATACAGAATAGTAATGATAAAGCGCCACCTCATAGAAGCTCATCTTGACGCGATAGCGATAAACTATATAAATAAAGAAGGCTATCTCTTTATAAACAAAAAAGGTACGCGCCTAACGCAAGCTTACGTAAGTAGGATAGTCGAGCAAATTTTGTTTAAGGCAGGAATTCGCAAGGAAAAAAACGGCGCTCACATGCTTCGCCACACCTTTGCGACAATGTTATATAAAAAGCAAAAAGATCTTGTGCTAGTGCAAGAAGCACTCGGGCATGCAAGCTTAAATACATCGCGAATTTATACGCATTTTGATAGCGAGAAGCTAAAGCTGGCAGCCCAAATCGCAGAGGATATGAATTCAAAAAACTAA